Part of the Candidatus Edwardsbacteria bacterium genome, AGTTTATACTGAGCTTGCCGAAGTGCTCATCACGTATATAAACCACGCTTGCGCGCCGTAACGCTACAGCGTGCAGGCACGGAAGCACTGAAAACACTGAAATACCAATATTCCGCGATTCCGTGTTTCAGTGGTTTAGGTCGTTTAGCAACTTCACTTATTGGTAAGTATGTCTCAACAACAAAACAGACCGCCATACCTCTGGCCGGTGATACTAGCCGGCATCACCGCCATATCCTTTGCCGCAGTGCTGATAAAAAGCTGTCAGGCCCCGCCCCTGGCCATCGCCCTTTACCGGCTGGGATTTGCATCGCTGCTGTTGCTGCCGGTCTTTGCGGCAAAAAAGGGCTTCAGACATCTTCGCCGGTCCGATGTTTTATGGGCGGCCCTTTCGGGGCTTTTCTTGAGCCTGCATTTTATCCTGTGGATCTATTCCTTAAGCTACACCTCGGTGGTCAGCTCGGTAGTCTTCGTCACCACCAATCCGCTGTTCGTTAGCCTGTTGGGCTGGCTGCTGTTCCGGGAGAAGCCCGGCATCAGGATCTTTCTGGCCATACTGCTGGTGCTGTTGGGGGGCGGGCTGATTGCCGGCCGGTCCGACCTTTCGGGCCCGGCCAATTTCGGCAATCTGCTGGCTCTGGGCGGGGCGGTGATGGCCTCCTGTTATTTGCTGGTGGGACGTTATCTGCGCACCAGGATGGGCATCCTGCCCTATATCACCCTGTGCTACGGAACCACCGCCATCATACTTCTAGCGGCCTCGCTGGTTTTCCAGGTGCAGCTTTGGGGGTTCGACGGCCGGACCTGGCTTTTCTTCCTACTGCTGGCCCTGGGACCGCAGCTGATCGGCCACAGCGCTTTCAACTGGGGGCTGAAATATTTCTCCACCCCCAAGATAGCCATGCTGATAATCACCGAACCGGTGGGCTCGGCCCTGCTGGCCTGGGCCATTTTAAGGCAGATGCCCACCGGGTTCGAGGTTATCGGCGGGATGTTGATACTGGCCGGGGTCTATCTGACGGTGGCCGAAAAGCCGGTGCGGGCCACCCCCTTGTGAAATAAAAAAGCGCCCGAGAGTTTTTATCAGGCCCTGGTGGATATCGTCCGGGAATATCTATTCTTTGGGTTTTATACACGACGACATAAGTCTTATGCAGATTGTTATTTCGGGCTTGACCCGGAATCCAGTATTTTCCTGCGAGCCGGCCAATTTCAGAATGACGCAGGAACAGGGCGGATGTTTTGTTAAAAAAGAATTTCAATATAGATTGTGAATAACACCTTATGCCTAGAATAATGATCATAGCCGGGGAGACCTCCGGCGATCTGCACGGCGGGATGCTGGTGCGTGAGCTCAAGAAAATAGATTCGAAACTGGAGATCTACGGCATCGGCGGGGAAAATATGCAGGCGGCCGGCATGGAGCTGGTCTATCATATCAAAGAATTTTCCTTCATGGGCTTTGTGGAGGTGCTGGCCCACCTGCCGTTCATCCGGTCGGTCTTCAAGAGGTTGGAAGATCTGCTGGTCAGCCGCAAGCCCGACCTGTTGGTGCTGATAGATT contains:
- a CDS encoding DMT family transporter; this translates as MSQQQNRPPYLWPVILAGITAISFAAVLIKSCQAPPLAIALYRLGFASLLLLPVFAAKKGFRHLRRSDVLWAALSGLFLSLHFILWIYSLSYTSVVSSVVFVTTNPLFVSLLGWLLFREKPGIRIFLAILLVLLGGGLIAGRSDLSGPANFGNLLALGGAVMASCYLLVGRYLRTRMGILPYITLCYGTTAIILLAASLVFQVQLWGFDGRTWLFFLLLALGPQLIGHSAFNWGLKYFSTPKIAMLIITEPVGSALLAWAILRQMPTGFEVIGGMLILAGVYLTVAEKPVRATPL